From one Raphanus sativus cultivar WK10039 unplaced genomic scaffold, ASM80110v3 Scaffold1035, whole genome shotgun sequence genomic stretch:
- the LOC130503593 gene encoding uncharacterized protein LOC130503593: protein MGKGKKSAQQAESSKEEKHAEAEGSRRLLADGEPESPPPRNDMPVSDALPEVTEELDSFNTANEKAPSEESDERTPGLGEEPSVKVPEADPQPQIGSTGAAIQDVPVTAKSPEEKDESALPLAIIEVEKELSEAESDSAKKVDDEPKDDAVTVGSESDEASQKERRKKRVLKRLGLRSGKQRKTGESSTPTQSQFLTPEDAAKSPYLAKEAGASPQLRSRRSGDKSAEPMPPLIKKRYDQFLKRKVLAERSVDLKEADQWGYLAVIKKGSMESTVSNLAVYVEQVVAEFYAGLPSTKAEADVDEVVVSVRGQEYKFSPAHLNNAIDWEPLTEEEEEEAATLDDISVTELASFITGDTKTEWDGLTTADLTPCYGALMIIAAYNWIPSTHKTYVSLERARLIYKMAHGVRVDLGKMMFRQILNLGVIQVNDARWLIFPRLIMALLQSQQAVPSYPSDKLQRPVLYKKDKRVGEIYEQRLAKGKGPAKAEPKRSSARTTRQASPAPIPAPRTATPSSRTAPRRVSLYELGSVAIPQGPLSRVDLQVALQDTTRALQALAEIVQDLQSAVAGGEEED, encoded by the exons ATGGGGAAAGGAAAGAAATCAGCTCAACAAGCCGAATCATCCAAGGAAGAAAAGCATGCAGAGGCTGAAGGAAGTCGAAGGTTACTCGCTGATGGCGAACCTGAATCGCCTCCACCGAGAAACGATATGCCCGTCTCCGATGCACTCCCTGAGGTCACCGAGGAGCTTGACTCATTCAATACCGCTAATGAGAAAGCCCCTTCAGAGGAGAGCGATGAAAGGACTCCAGGTCTTGGAGAGGAGCCATCTGTGAAGGTTCCTGAAGCAGATCCGCAACCGCAAATCGGATCCACTGGTGCTGCCATTCAAGATGTTCCGGTCACTGCTAAATCACCAGAAGAAAAGGATGAATCTGCTCTACCTCTGGCGATCATTGAAGTTGAGAAGGAGCTAAGTGAAGCTGAGTCTGATTCAGCCAAGAAAGTGGACGATGAACCCAAGGATGATGCTGTTACTGTGGGTTCTGAATCAGATGAAGCTTCCCAGAAGGAAAGGAGGAAGAAACGGGTGCTGAAGAGATTAGGGTTGCGCTCTGGGAAACAGAGAAAGACAGGGGAGTCTAGTACACCAACTCAATCTCAGTTTCTCACACCAGAAGATGCAGCCAAGTCTCCATATTTGGCTAAGGAAGCAGGAGCCTCGCCTCAGCTGAGATCGAGAAGGTCTGGTGATAAAAGTGCTGAACCAATGCCTCCTCTCATCAAGAAAAGGTATGATCAGTTCCTTAAGCGTAAGGTACTTGCTGAGCGTTCGGTGGATCTGAAGGAAGCTGATCAGTGGGGTTACTTGGCCGTTATCAAGAAAGGATCTATGGAATCAACTGTCTCGAATCTTGCAGTGTATGTTGAGCAAGTTGTAGCTGAGTTCTATGCAGGTCTGCCGAGTACTAAAGCTGAAGCGGATGTTGATGAAGTGGTTGTCTCTGTACGGGGACAAGAGTACAAGTTCTCACCTGCGCACCTCAATAATGCCATAGATTGGGAACCACTtactgaggaagaagaggaggaagccgCAACGTTGGATGATATCTCGGTAACTGAGTTAGCTTCTTTCATCACCGGAGATACAAAGACAGAATGGGATGGTCTCACTACAGCGGACCTTACTCCATGCTACGGGGCCTTGATGATCATAGCTGCATACAACTGGATTCCCTCGACTCACAAGACATATGTCTCACTTGAGAGAGCAAGACTGATCTACAAGATGGCTCATGGAGTCCGTGTTGATTTGGGGAAGATGATGTTCAGACAGATTCTTAATCTTGGAGTGATTCAAGTCAATGATGCCCGCTGGTTGATCTTCCCTCGCTTGATCATGGCACTTCTTCAAAGTCAGCAGGCGGTTCCATCCTATCCTAGTGACAAGCTCCAACGTCCGGTTCTCTACAAGAAGGATAAACGAGTGGGCGAGATCTATGAGCAGAGACTGGCAAAAGGAAAGGGACCAGCTAAAGCTGAACCAAAGAGAAGCTCTGCAAGGACAACCCGTCAGGCATCTCCTGCTCCGATCCCTGCTCCACGAACTGCTACACCAAGCTCCAGAACTGCACCACGTCGTGTATCCCTTTATGAACTTGGATCAGTTGCCATCCCTCAAGGACCACTCAGCCGTGTTGATTTGCAAGTGGCACTACAGGACACAACACGAGCCCTTCAAGCGCTAGCTGAGATAGTTCAGGATCTTCAGAGTGCTGTAGCAG ggggagaagaagaagactag